The following coding sequences lie in one Zingiber officinale cultivar Zhangliang chromosome 2B, Zo_v1.1, whole genome shotgun sequence genomic window:
- the LOC122047890 gene encoding uncharacterized protein LOC122047890 translates to MDWYSWLSDADLDPDLVYHLSLLFSGNQLGEDDIAHFDHEFLKSMGISIAKHRLEILKLAKKRKYSGLRRFTRFLAAAGSSIAKYLSYSLLRRNSSAIVVVAAPAPAKGDMLKRRRKMVVADGGGGGGARVAPPTAAVAVKHAGEIRWDSMFQDLKPN, encoded by the coding sequence ATGGATTGGTACTCTTGGCTCTCCGACGCCGACCTCGATCCCGACCTCGTCTACcacctctccctcctcttctCCGGCAACCAGCTAGGCGAAGACGACATCGCCCACTTCGACCATGAGTTCCTGAAGAGCATGGGAATCTCCATCGCCAAGCACCGACTGGAGATCCTGAAGCTCGCCAAGAAGAGGAAGTACTCCGGCCTCCGCCGCTTCACCAGGTTCCTCGCCGCCGCCGGGAGCTCCATAGCCAAGTATCTTAGCTACTCCCTGCTCCGCCGGAATTCCTCAGCTATCGTCGTCGTGGcggctccggcgccggcgaagggggACATGCTGAAGAGGCGAAGGAAGATGGTAGTAGCGgacggtggcggcggcggcggagccaGAGTGGCTCCTCCGACTGCTGCGGTGGCTGTGAAGCACGCCGGCGAGATCAGGTGGGACTCCATGTTTCAGGACCTCAAACCAAATTGA
- the LOC122047889 gene encoding uncharacterized protein LOC122047889 codes for MAALSKPAEALALLLFFLPFISCFAASSRIEQLTSLSGGGLQDGIFLPRRSAAEVPPADVVVVDNSSFVLAAPRTHRKDPLDGFHRYTGGWNISEKHYWASVGYTAAPLFAIALAWFIGFGLVLLFICCWFFCCRRRSYSYSRAAYALSLILLVLFTCAAIIGCVVLYTGQGKFHRSTYSTMDYVVSQANFTVENLRNFSDSLSDAKKITVDQVLLPSNVRADIDDIEARVNKSANQLADRTSDNSRKIRRVLDRVRLDLIIIAAVMLLLAFIGFLLSILGLQYIVSILVVVGWILVTGTFILCGVFLILHNVVADSCVAMNEWVDHPYAHTALDDILPCVDVATANESLSRSREVTFQLVNVVNQVIANISNQNFPPQLKPLYFNQSGPLMPLLCNPYMPDLNNRPCFLGEVDFNNATQVWKGYVCQTMTESGSEVCTTVGRVTPSIYNQMAAAVNVSRGLYLYVPFLTQLEDCTFVRDTFTGISQNNCPDLESNSKLVYIGLVMVSAAVMLSLIFWVIYARERRHRKYNKQFVVGSGQPMPQEKAP; via the exons ATGGCGGCGCTTTCTAAACCTGCAGAAGCTCTTGCTCTTCTCTTGTTCTTCCTTCCTTTCATATCTTGCTTCGCTGCTTCTTCCCGTATCGAGCAATTGACGTCCTTATCAG GTGGAGGGCTGCAAGATGGGATTTTTCTACCGAGGAGATCCGCCGCCGAGGTGCCGCCGGCTGATGTCGTCGTCGTGGACAATAGCTCCTTCGTCCTGGCTGCTCCGAGGACGCACAGGAAAGATCCCTTGGACGGATTCCATCGATACACCGGCGGTTGGAACATCAGTGAGAAGCACTACTGGGCC TCTGTCGGGTACACGGCGGCGCCGCTATTCGCCATCGCTTTGGCGTGGTTCATCGGATTTGGGCTGGTGTTGCTGTTCATCTGCTGCTGGTTTTTCTGCTGCCGCCGCCGGAGTTACTCCTATTCCCGCGCCGCGTACGCACTGTCCCTCATCCTCCTCGTGCTATTCACCTGCGCCGCAAT CATCGGATGTGTGGTTCTGTACACAGGACAGGGGAAGTTCCACAGAAGCACTTACAGCACTATGGACTACGTCGTCAGTCAGGCAAACTTCACGGTGGAGAACCTCCGGAACTTCTCAGACAGTTTATCCGATGCCAAGAAGATCACAGTAGATCAGGTGCTCCTTCCCTCCAATGTCCGAGCTGACATTGATGACATCGAAGCAAGAGTTAACAAGTCGGCTAATCAACTTGCCGATCGAACTTCAGACAACTCCAGGAAGATTCGTCGCGTGCTGGATCGAGT GAGGTTGGATTTGATCATAATTGCCGCAGTGATGCTTCTCTTGGCGTTTATAGGATTCT TGCTCTCTATACTTGGATTGCAGTACATTGTCTCCAT TTTAGTAGTTGTCGGGTGGATTCTAGTGACCGGCACATTCATTCTGTGCGGTGTCTTCCTCATACTACACAA TGTGGTGGCTGATTCATGTGTTGCGATGAATGAGTGGGTTGATCATCCATACGCTCATACAGCTCTCGACGATATTCTTCCTTGTGTCGATGTTGCCACTGCCAATGAATCCTTGTCTCGAAGCCGGGAAGTCACATTCCAGCTAGTTAATGTTGTCAATCAGGTGATCGCCAATATTTCGAACCAGAACTTTCCTCCTCAATTGAAACCTTTGTACTTTAATCAGTCCGGCCCATTGATGCCTCTTCTTTGCAATCCATACATGCCGGACTTGAATAACCGGCCATGCTTTCTTGGAGAGGTCGACTTCAACAACGCAACACAG GTGTGGAAAGGCTATGTTTGCCAAACTATGACTGAATCAGGCTCCGAGGTTTGCACGACGGTTGGCCGGGTAACCCCGAGCATATACAACCAAATGGCAGCTGCTGTGAACGTCAGCCGAGGGTTATACTTGTACGTGCCATTCCTTACTCAGCTAGAAGACTGCACTTTTGTGCGCGATACCTTCACGGGGATAAGCCAGAACAATTGCCCGGATCTGGAGAGCAACAGCAAACTGGTGTACATAGGGCTGGTGATGGTTTCCGCCGCAGTGATGCTGTCCTTGATATTCTGGGTGATCTACGCGAGGGAGAGGCGCCACCGCAAGTACAACAAGCAGTTTGTCGTCGGATCGGGACAGCCGATGCCGCAAGAAAAGGCGCCATAA